A single genomic interval of Saccharothrix saharensis harbors:
- a CDS encoding endonuclease/exonuclease/phosphatase family protein gives MIRRLPLAALFGCLLVAGLLSPGTAAAGPAAARPPYSLLHMNVCASGYAGCYAKTEYPRIVDEVVARIEANDVNAVTLNEACSGDVAEIAARTGYHHRFAAVVYRGAPLACKAPEGRGVFGNAVLTEEAIRASEDAPFSVFTGVEQRRWLCVTTARRVDVCTTHLSTGGEAPGTANAAQCAELTAVLAARTRPTLFAGDVNRRASCAPPTHWTLTDAAAVQAPGIQHAYGTLAGPTLELEPTTYTDHDALVVRAGLRR, from the coding sequence GTGATCCGACGTCTTCCGCTCGCCGCGCTCTTCGGTTGCCTGCTCGTCGCCGGCCTGCTGTCCCCGGGAACCGCCGCGGCCGGGCCCGCGGCGGCGCGCCCGCCCTATTCGTTGCTGCACATGAACGTCTGCGCCAGCGGTTACGCCGGCTGCTACGCCAAGACCGAGTACCCGAGGATCGTGGACGAGGTGGTGGCCCGGATCGAGGCCAACGACGTCAACGCGGTCACGCTGAACGAGGCGTGCAGCGGTGACGTCGCCGAGATCGCCGCCCGCACCGGTTACCACCACCGCTTCGCCGCGGTCGTCTACCGGGGTGCGCCGCTGGCGTGCAAGGCACCGGAAGGACGGGGCGTGTTCGGCAACGCCGTGCTGACCGAGGAAGCGATCCGCGCCTCCGAGGACGCGCCGTTCTCCGTGTTCACCGGTGTCGAGCAACGGCGTTGGCTCTGCGTGACGACCGCCCGCCGCGTCGACGTGTGCACGACCCACCTGTCCACCGGCGGCGAGGCGCCCGGCACGGCCAACGCGGCGCAGTGCGCGGAACTGACCGCCGTGCTGGCCGCGCGCACCCGTCCGACCCTCTTCGCGGGCGACGTCAACCGCCGCGCCTCGTGCGCCCCGCCGACCCACTGGACGCTGACCGACGCGGCCGCCGTCCAGGCTCCCGGCATCCAGCACGCCTACGGCACCCTGGCCGGGCCGACCCTGGAACTGGAACCGACCACCTACACCGATCACGACGCGCTCGTGGTGCGCGCCGGCCTGCGCCGCTGA
- a CDS encoding GlsB/YeaQ/YmgE family stress response membrane protein — MGILGWIVLGLIAGAIAKAVMPGKDPGGIVITMLLGIVGAIIGGFIGRAIFGSDIGSFFDLSTWLLAILGSVVVLAVYHLVTSRGHRAHG, encoded by the coding sequence GTGGGCATCCTGGGTTGGATCGTTCTGGGTCTCATCGCCGGCGCCATCGCCAAGGCCGTCATGCCCGGCAAGGACCCGGGCGGCATCGTCATCACCATGCTGCTGGGCATCGTCGGCGCCATCATCGGCGGCTTCATCGGTCGGGCGATCTTCGGCTCCGACATCGGCAGCTTCTTCGACCTGAGCACGTGGCTGCTGGCCATCCTCGGCTCGGTCGTGGTCCTGGCCGTCTACCACCTGGTCACGAGCCGGGGCCACCGAGCCCACGGCTGA
- a CDS encoding response regulator has translation MIRVLVCDDQVLVRTGLVTIIDAQPDLEVAGECGDGRTAVDLARRLDPDVVVMDVRMPVLDGIAATRLLAGADVPRPVKVLVVTTFNLDQYVYEALRAGASGFLLKDAPPDRLLHGIRTVASGAALLDPEVTRELVGRFATRIRPVAPSAPGTRLTPRELEVLHLIADGLSNSEIAAELVLSPETVKTFVSRILTKLGLRDRVQAVVYAYRHGLVG, from the coding sequence GTGATCCGCGTGCTGGTCTGCGACGACCAGGTGCTCGTCCGCACCGGCCTGGTGACGATCATCGACGCCCAGCCCGACCTCGAAGTGGCGGGCGAGTGCGGTGACGGGCGGACCGCGGTCGACCTCGCGCGCCGGCTGGACCCGGACGTCGTGGTGATGGACGTCCGCATGCCGGTGCTCGACGGCATCGCGGCCACCCGCCTGCTCGCGGGCGCGGACGTGCCGCGGCCGGTGAAGGTGTTGGTGGTGACGACGTTCAACCTCGACCAGTACGTCTACGAGGCGCTGCGGGCCGGGGCGAGCGGGTTCCTGCTCAAGGACGCGCCACCGGACCGGCTGCTGCACGGCATCCGCACGGTGGCGTCGGGCGCGGCGCTGCTCGACCCGGAGGTGACGCGGGAACTGGTCGGCAGGTTCGCCACCCGCATCCGACCGGTCGCGCCGAGCGCGCCCGGCACCCGGTTGACACCCCGGGAGCTGGAGGTCCTGCACCTCATCGCGGACGGCCTGTCCAACAGCGAGATCGCCGCGGAGCTGGTGCTCAGCCCGGAGACCGTGAAGACCTTCGTCTCACGCATCCTGACCAAGTTGGGCCTCCGCGACCGCGTCCAGGCCGTCGTCTACGCCTACCGGCACGGCCTGGTCGGCTGA
- a CDS encoding sensor histidine kinase, with amino-acid sequence MIGLRRVPELWRRYALWYPLIGLGLFVGSLVPALHGQGTQFGGMPARPYDQLTVVAVALQCLPFVLCRRWPVACLAVVSLGFAVDQLRGYHTFAGTALVIALLVAAARLERGRWVAALVFSAAYVVLALLFPLLGGGEPVAEVVTFYLALVLVASAGSWLRATRIAEAERRRRVAEDTRAAERARIARELHDVVTHHVTAMVVQAESARYLTAEPERLDESLTAVAGTGRQALTDLRHLLDVLNPDHTAPPVGGLRTLVEQTRRAGQPVEFTEDGTARAGGSAGPVVYRVVQESLTNALKHARGSRTSVRVRHGEREVTVEVSTDAVAAPAVPLGGGGRGLAGLRERIDLLGGEFSAGHDPSGFHVHARVPENSR; translated from the coding sequence GTGATCGGTCTTCGGCGGGTCCCGGAGCTCTGGCGCCGGTACGCGCTCTGGTACCCGTTGATCGGGTTGGGCCTCTTCGTCGGGTCGCTCGTGCCCGCGCTCCATGGTCAGGGCACCCAGTTCGGCGGCATGCCCGCCCGCCCGTACGACCAGCTCACCGTCGTCGCCGTGGCGCTGCAATGCCTCCCGTTCGTCCTGTGCCGACGGTGGCCGGTCGCGTGCCTCGCCGTGGTGTCGCTGGGTTTCGCGGTCGACCAGTTGCGCGGCTACCACACGTTCGCGGGCACGGCGCTGGTGATCGCGCTGCTCGTCGCCGCGGCACGGCTGGAGCGCGGGCGGTGGGTCGCCGCGCTGGTGTTCTCCGCGGCGTACGTGGTCCTCGCGCTGCTGTTCCCGTTGCTGGGCGGGGGCGAGCCGGTGGCCGAGGTGGTGACGTTCTACCTCGCGCTGGTGCTGGTGGCGAGCGCCGGGTCGTGGTTGCGCGCCACGAGGATCGCGGAGGCCGAGCGGCGTCGCCGGGTCGCCGAGGACACCCGCGCCGCCGAGCGCGCCCGCATCGCCCGCGAACTGCACGACGTCGTGACGCACCACGTGACGGCGATGGTCGTGCAGGCCGAGTCGGCCCGTTACCTGACCGCGGAACCGGAGCGGCTGGACGAGTCGCTCACCGCCGTCGCCGGGACCGGACGGCAGGCGCTCACCGACCTGCGGCACCTGCTCGACGTGCTCAACCCCGACCACACCGCACCGCCCGTCGGCGGGTTGCGCACGTTGGTGGAGCAGACCCGTCGCGCGGGCCAACCGGTCGAGTTCACCGAGGACGGCACGGCCAGGGCCGGTGGCAGCGCGGGTCCGGTGGTGTACCGGGTGGTGCAGGAGTCGCTGACCAACGCCCTCAAGCACGCTCGCGGCAGTCGCACGTCGGTGCGCGTGCGGCACGGCGAGCGCGAGGTCACCGTGGAGGTCAGCACGGACGCCGTCGCCGCCCCGGCCGTCCCCCTCGGCGGCGGCGGACGCGGTCTGGCCGGTCTGCGCGAGCGGATCGACCTGCTGGGCGGCGAGTTCAGCGCGGGCCACGACCCGAGCGGTTTCCACGTGCACGCCCGCGTCCCGGAGAACTCGCGGTGA
- a CDS encoding DUF4097 family beta strand repeat-containing protein, translated as MQTFATPAPISAVVHIPAGLVRLVAGDRFDTTVEVRPVDASKGRDVKAAEQTAVEYRDGVLRVEGPTKNQVLGPSGSVEVIVHLPAGSRVEGRAGAAGVHTAGRLGDVTFEGAHGAIALDDVDSLRLTAHAGDVLVNRLGGPAEIDNRKGDIRIAEAVGGAVVLRTEAGSISIAAAHGTPATLDAGTSRGRVHNTLVNAGDTATRLDIRATTSYGDITAHSLAGN; from the coding sequence ATGCAGACCTTCGCCACCCCCGCCCCGATCTCGGCCGTCGTCCACATCCCCGCCGGGCTCGTGCGGCTCGTCGCCGGCGACCGGTTCGACACCACGGTGGAGGTTCGCCCCGTGGACGCCTCGAAGGGCCGTGACGTCAAGGCCGCCGAGCAGACCGCGGTCGAGTACCGCGACGGCGTCCTGCGGGTCGAGGGCCCGACGAAGAACCAGGTCCTCGGCCCCTCCGGGTCGGTCGAGGTGATCGTCCACCTGCCCGCCGGCTCCCGCGTCGAGGGCCGGGCGGGCGCGGCCGGGGTGCACACCGCCGGACGGCTCGGCGACGTCACCTTCGAGGGCGCGCACGGCGCGATCGCCCTCGACGACGTCGACAGCCTCCGCCTCACCGCGCACGCCGGTGACGTCCTGGTCAACCGCCTCGGCGGGCCCGCGGAGATCGACAACCGGAAGGGGGACATCCGCATCGCCGAGGCAGTGGGCGGCGCGGTCGTGCTGCGCACCGAGGCCGGTTCGATCTCCATCGCCGCCGCTCACGGGACGCCGGCCACCCTGGACGCCGGCACGTCCCGCGGTCGCGTCCACAACACCCTGGTGAACGCGGGCGACACGGCCACCCGGCTCGACATCCGGGCGACCACCTCGTACGGCGACATCACCGCCCACAGCCTCGCGGGCAACTGA